DNA sequence from the Xenopus tropicalis strain Nigerian chromosome 4, UCB_Xtro_10.0, whole genome shotgun sequence genome:
CAGAAGAGAGAAAGGAAACCGATTGTTATACAATAATGATAAGAGTCGGGCCCTTGGGGGCCAATGAGAGACTCTCCCTGATACAGAGAAGGATAATGGTCCAGCCAATCATATAGCAGCTTGGGGAAGCTGAGAATGAGCCCCCTGCACTGGGAGAAACAGGGATGGGGGGGGCATCAAACAGGGGCCCGTGGAACCCCAGCTTGGTACAAATGCCCCGCATGTGGGTAAATACCATAATAATGCCCAATGTGAGTCTCTAACAGCAGCTAATGTAAGTGAGGCCCGGGGGGGTATCTTTCCATTACAGCTATTGCCCCCAATATTCCCAAGAGGCTTCCTGGGGTCTCTGTCTCCGCCCACAGCTCCATCccacaagggggcagatttagcaaagggCAAAAATAGCTCACgtcaaatatgcccctaaaaaccCCATAGAGGTGGAGAGAGCTGGGGTGGCCCCCAGGCCAATAGGTGTGGCCCCTAAGGGCATCTCTCTCCCTCTTTACAGCAGGGCTACAGTCTGATTGGCCCATTGGGGAGGCAATAAGCAGCATAGGGTCGGGCCCCTGGGGGTACATAATACACATTGTTCATCAGAAGGTTCCTCTGAGAGATTGGGGGTACCTGCTGGGGGGGCAAATAATGTGCCTCAGCTAAAGGAACACTGATCCCCATCAGCCAAATCCCATTGGACCCCAAACTGTCCGTCCTACTTCCTCCGCCTATAGTCTTCCTCATCCCGGCACTCAACCACCGACAGGGCGATGAGCATCTGGGCCGCGTAGTAAGTAGCCATGATGATGGCCCGGGAGCAGGGCACCGGGAAGCAGAACTTGTTGACGGCGATGGTCAGGTCCGACACGATGAAGAGCACGGAACCGACACAGGCGGAAAGCTTGGTCCAGGTCCAGAGGTCGTTCCAGAGCTGCACCCCGGCCATGGCCCTCCAGCCCATAAAGGCTATCAGAGCCGTGTATACGGCAACCAGGTAGGTGAAGGGGCCGGAGAGGTAGGTGTACAGGAAGGAGTACATGGCCCCGGAGATGAGCCCCATAACCGTCCCAGTGCGAAGGTCCAATGGCTTCATCCCAAACGCAGACGAGTAAAGGATGTGGGTGATGGAGAACATgagcagccctgggggggggcaaaagGGAAAGTTACCCTtagtcctgagtattgttacccttagtcctgagtattgttacccttagtcctgagtattgttacccctagtcctgagtattgttacccttagtcctgagtattgttacccctagtcctgagtattgttacccctagtcctgagtattgttacccttagtcctgagtattgttacccctagtcctgagtattgttacccctagtcctgagtattgttacccctagtcctgagtattgttacccctagtcctgagtattgttacccttagtcctgagtattgttacccctagtcctgagtattgttacccctagtcctgagtattgttaccTTTAGTGCTGAGTATTGTTACCCCtagtcctgagtattgttaccccTAGTCCTGTGTATTGTTACCCTtagtcctgagtattgttacccttagtcctgagtattgttacccttagtcctgagtattgttacccctagtcctgagtattgttaccccTAGTCCTGTGTATTGTTACCCTtagtcctgagtattgttacccttagtcctgagtattgttacccctagtcctgagtattgttacccttagtcctgagtattgttacccctagtcctgagtattgttacccttagtcctgagtattgttacccctagtcctgagtattgttacccctagtcctgagtattgttaccccTAGTCCTGTGTATTGTTACCCTTAGTCCTGTGTATTGTTACCCTTAGTCCTGTGTATTGTTACCCTtagtcctgagtattgttacccttagtcctgagtattgttacccctagtcctgagtattgttacccttagtcctgagtattgttacccttagtcctgagtattgttacccctagtcctgagtattgttacccttagtcctgagtattgttacccctagtcttgagtattgttacccctagtcctgagtattgttacccttagtcctgagtattgttacccctagtcctgagtattgttacccttagtcctgagtattgttacccctagtcctgagtattgttacccttagtcctgagtattgttacccctagtcctgagtattgttacccctagtcctgagtattgttacccttagtcctgagtattgttacccttagtcctgagtattgttacccttagtcctgagtattgttaccccTAGTCCTGTGTATTGTTACCCTtagtcctgagtattgttacccttagtcctgagtattgttacccctagtcctgagtattgttacccttagtcctgagtattgttacccctagtcttgagtattgttacccctagtcctgagtattgttacccctagtcctgagtattgttacccttagtcctgagtattgttacccctagtcctgagtattgttacccctagtcctgagtattgttacccATCGACTCCCCTAAAGCCTAACTGGGAAACCccaggggccggtgtatattgggtttctctaggggccggtgtatatcgggtatctctaggggccggtgtatatcggGTATCTCTAGGGGtcggtgtatattgggtttctctaggggccggtgtatattgggtttctctaggggccggtgtatattgggtatctctacgggccggtgtatattgggtatctctaggggccggtgtatattgggtatctctacgggccggtgtatattgggtatctctaggggtcggtatatattgggtatctctaggggccggtgtatatcgggtatctctaggggccggtgtatatcggGTTTCTCTAGGGGTCGGTGTATATCgggtttctctaggggccggtgtatatcgggtttctctaggggccggtgtatatcgggtatctctaggggccggtgtatattgggtatctctaggggccggtgtatattgggtatctctaggggccggtgtatattgggtttctctaggggccggtatatattgggtttctctaggggccggtgtatattgggtatctctacgggccggtgtatattgggtatctctaggggccggtgtatattgggtatctctaggggccggtgtatattgggtttctctaggggccggtgtatattgggtttctctaggggccggtgtatattgggtttctctaggggccggtgtatatcggGTATCTCTAGGGGtcggtgtatattgggtttctctaggggccggtgtatattgggtatctctaggggccggtgtatattgggtatctctaggggccggtgtatattgggtatctctaggggttggtgtatattgggtttctctaggggccggtgtatattgggtatctctaggggttggtgtatattgggtatctctaggggccggtgtatattgggtatctctaggggttggtgtatattgggtatctctaggggttggtgtatattgggtatctctaggggttggtgtatattgggtatctctaggggttggtgtatattgggtatctctaggggccggtgtatattgggttttctctaggggccggtgtatattgggtatctctaggggccggtgtatatcggGTATCTCTAGGGGTCGGTGTATATCgggtttctctaggggccggtgtatatcgggtttctctaggggccggtgtatatcgggtatctctaggggccggtgtatattgggtatctctaggggccggtgtatattgggtatctctaggggccggtgtatattgggtttctctaggggccggtatatattgggtttctctaggggcccggtgtatattgggtatctctacgggccggtgtatattgggtatctctaggggttggtgtatattgggtttctctaggggccggtgtatattgggtatctctaggggttggtgtatattgggtttctctaggggccggtgtatattgggtatctctaggggttggtgtatattgggtatctctaggggccggtgtatattgggtatctctaggggccggtgtatattgggtatctctaggggttggtgtatattgggtatctctaggggttggtgtatattgggtatctctaggggttggtgtatattgggtatctctaggggttggtgtatattgggtatctctaggggccggtgtatattgggtttctctaggggccggtgtatattgggtatctctaggggccggtgtatattgggtatctctaggggttggtgtatattgggtatctctaggggccggtgtatattgggtttctctaggggccggtgtatattgggtatctctaggggccggtgtatattgggtttctctaggggccgTGTATATTGgggtttctctaggggccggtgtatattgggtatctctaggggttggtgtatattgggtatctctaggggccggtgtatatcgggtttctctaggggccggtgtatattgggtttctctaggggccggtgtatattgggtatctctaggggccggtgtatatcgggtttctctaggggccggtgtatattgggtatctctaggggccggtgtatatcgggtttctctaggggccggtgtatattgggtttctctaggggccggtgtatattgggtatctctaggggccggtgtatattgggtttctctaggggccggtgtatattgggtttctctaggggccggtgtatattgggtatctctaggggccggtgtatattgggtttctctaggggccggtgtatattgggtatctctaggggccggtgtatattgggtttctctaggggccggtgtatattgggtatctctaggggccggtgtatattgggtatctctaggggccggtgtatattgggtttctctaggggccggtgtatattgggtatctctaggggccggtgtatatcgggtatctctaggggccggtgtatattgggtttctctaggggccggtgtatattgggtatctctaggggccggtgtatattgggtttctctaggggccggtgtatattgggtttctctaggggccggtgtatattggggtttctctaggggccggtgtatattgggtttctcaaggggccggtgtatattgggtttctctaGGGGTCGGTGTATATCgggtatctctaggggccggtgtatatcgggtttctctaggggccggtgtatatcgggtatctctaggggccggtgtatattcgCTTTCTCTAGGGGCAAAAACCCAAGGACGGGGGGTAAATTGGCCTTTGGGGGGAAGAGAGACAGCTAAATAGTCGCCAGACTGTAAGGGAGAGAGTTGGGGGTCAGTCCAGTCCGGGGGGGGAAGGACACAGGGGTCTCCTCTATTCCCATTATAACTCAATAGGGGCCCCAAGGGCTGGCGCTGCCAACTATTCCAGCTGCAGATGCCACTCTGTGCccagcgacccccccccccaagggaagGAACGTGGGAAAGAGACTGAGGGACGGGGGAGAATGGAGCTATTGTGGGGCAGAGACTGGGGGCTCTTGTgccatcgcccccccccccccccccaggacgtGGGAGGGCACTTTCCCTGCCGGGCAGaagagggggcaggaggggggcaggagaggggataggagagggggcaggagaaggggtaggagggGGACAGGAGAGGGGGCAGaagagggggcaggagggggggtaggaggggggcaggagagggggcagaagagggggcaggaggggggcaggagggggggtagGAGAGGGGGCAGGAGGGGTGCAGGAGGGGGGGCCTCAATTACAATAACCCCCATTGGCAGGAGCTGCTAGAAAAGAGCCCCCCCTCCATGGGCTCCATAGTTTTAACCCTATTTAGCGCAagttccctgtacccccaattccCCTGCATGGTTTGCTCTTAATCCTCTCTGCTGGGGGCCCCCCCACCCGTCCTCCCCTCccccgacaccccccccccccccccagtggctcCAAATTCCTCCCTTCAGCTTTCTGCAGGGGATTAACTGtgggattaaagggcaagttactcCTCATTCTCTGCTTTTCCTGCCTGGGCCGACTCCTGAGAGAACCCCCTTATCCCCACAGTCAGGAGATCTATAAGGAAAGGTTCTGTAAAGGGAACCGTATATGGGCCGACCCGCAGCGGGTACCTcggggtatggggggggctgggggtaagTTGTACCTACATTTGTACGGAGTCGCGCCGAGCAGTGATATTACTAATCCCTCTGAGACACAGGTTCCACTGTACAGAAtaacccccccccagtgcccccggCCCCACCAATAGTTTATTAATGGACAAATCCTTTATCCTTAtccatggggggtgggggtgccactctaatacccccccccccaaggaatgCGGCTTCTCTCTGGTTCCTCTCTGTGAAGTTTCTGCCCCGGTGACTTCCTTCCTCCTTCTGTTTGGGGACATTGGGCGGAACCGGATCCCAATGCAGAGGTTCTACAGCCCAAACCCCTCCCTCTGGGGCAGCTAAATGCCAGCCAATGCCCCCCCCGGGGTACTTACCGTGCACAAAGCGGATCCCAATGCAGCAGCCCAAACCCCTCCCTCTGGGGCAGCTAAATGCCAGCCAatgcccccccccggggtacTTACCATGCACAAAGCGGATCCCAATGCAGCAGCCCAAACCCCTCCCTCTGGGGCAGCTAAATGCCAGCCAatgcccccccccggggtacTTACCGTGCACAAAGCAGATCCCAATGCAGCAGCCCAAACCCCTCCCTCTGGGGCAGCTAAATGCCAGCCAATGTGCCCCCCCGGGGGTACTTACCCTGCACAAAGCAGATCCCAATGCAGCAGCCCAAACCCCTCCCTCTGGGGCAGCTAAATGCCAGCCAATGTGCCCCCCCTGGGGTACTTACCGTGCACAAAGCAGATCCCAATGC
Encoded proteins:
- the LOC100135356 gene encoding lysoplasmalogenase-like protein TMEM86A, whose protein sequence is MVSPVTVVKSEGPKLVPFFKATCVYFVLWLPTSSPSWFSALIKCLPIFCLWVFLLAHGLNFLVTHRCAKRIFAGLIFSALGDAFLIWQEQGYFVHGLLMFSITHILYSSAFGMKPLDLRTGTVMGLISGAMYSFLYTYLSGPFTYLVAVYTALIAFMGWRAMAGVQLWNDLWTWTKLSACVGSVLFIVSDLTIAVNKFCFPVPCSRAIIMATYYAAQMLIALSVVECRDEEDYRRRK